The Apostichopus japonicus isolate 1M-3 chromosome 3, ASM3797524v1, whole genome shotgun sequence region TTTGTGAGATACAGAAGAATAACTTCCCCAAGCAGCTAAGAAAAATTCTTTTCCAtattgggagatatcacaggttGATTGTgccttcacacacacacacacacccacacaagCGAAGACTTGGACAAgtttaaaatatgacatcatgaaGCCACATATGCTGTACGATATTTCAACtatggttttgtttttgtttattacaACGTTTATATACTGTCATATTTTGAACTCTTAAAATAAAGTATCGACTCCTGTGGCAGTTTCTACTCTGCCCAAGAAACCGCCGTTAAGATAACACATTCAACAACATATTGCCTTACAGAAGTAGTAACCCTTTAAAAATTAATGGAACGTTCTTTTTAAGTTTGCTGTAGTTTCGGCTACATACGTTTTCAGACAACATTCCGAAAATGGGTGAGTGAAAACATACCATTTTGATTTGTGTCAAAGAACGTGTAACAGTATTGCGTCGTGGCGAGCATTGATTGATTCACAAGTTAAAAAGGACACAAACTGGATTTACTATAGGTACACGCcgccctcctccacccccccccctccacacacatACGCAGTAAAACTTCTTGGCTACGAGGCTGCGGAAAAGACAAGAAGCTTTCATAAGCCGTGTATTATGATACAACCTCTACAattataacaacaataataatactaacaacaacaacattaatcAAATTAAGAAATTAAGATAACGACAAGCAACAAATAAAATCAAGTAAAGCGAAGTCAAACTTTATTATTCTATAAAAGAAAATTGTGGTACTCGCACAAgtcataaaatatacaaaactgTATAAATCTAAGAACAAGTATACagataatagtaataaaaaggTAAGAtcggattaaaaaaaaaacatatacacAATATGAAGACTAACAACATAAGTTGCTGTTGTCAAGTTTAATTGCACGAGCTAGGGATAAAAGAATTCCGATAAAGATTTGTATTTAGCTTAGGAAGTCTCAGTCTACCATTATACCCCAATTATAAGAATTAAGGTGTAAGATATATAGAAAGTTAAAAAATCCGTCTTAGAATACAACTTAAAAAGTCCATTTCAATGTGGTGGTGTTTTCGATCTGAGTATTGGTCGTCTCTTCACTGTTGTCGGACACGGTCATCTCGTTGACTCCATTCACCTTTTGACCATCTGCACAACAGGCCAATTATCAGCGAAGAGAGAATGGCGAACAAGAGGATATTAGCAACGATAATAAGGATCTTAGATGTGAAATAGATGCATCTGTCTCTGTGAATAATTACATTAAAGTGGCACGTTGCGGTATTGCCAGATGGATCGGTAAAGAAGTAACTGACGGCAGTAGTACCGCGACCAAACGAGGATACCCCAGGGTAATGCGTCTGGACGACGGACGTGGCCGTATTGGAGTTGTCCAGAGCACGTGGTTCAAACCATGTTGCCGTCCTCACGCCTCGGCAGGATAGAAACCTTAGCGTCTCGGGGCAATGGAAAACCGTCGGAGGGGTTatatctgtgaggagaaatttgaATAGGGTGATTGGTTAATGTTCTCAACGGTCAATGGTAGAGACTAGGCTCGGTAAGTTCACGGATTGTAATTATACTTCATTACATGATCAAGGGCAAAGGGACACAGCGTCCTACGCACCTAAGTCAGTCAGTCacatgataataattataattaaacttAATTGTATAATTATTGTAGTGAACGTTCGAACACTGTGTCGAATCTAAGGTAAAAACATTAGGATGCAAAGGGACCTGGTGAAAGATGTGATATACCATGGTGATCGGTTGTCAGTttatagtataggcctataccatgAAAGAAAACGTGAAGAGTGCACACATGGACCTGACTCTTGGCGCCAATGTTGCTCGTTGCCACCAGTTACCATACTGAGCTTGTCCCATGTGATCACATGTTGATAAGTTCATTTTTGATTGTGTATGTTTTATAAGAGTTAGCACTAGCAGATTCATTATTTGCATAAAGGAGCTAGGATTCGGCATTTGGTCAGTAATTAAGCAGACTCCCTGTGTAGGGAGGGGACTGAAGACATTCTCGCTCGGAAAGAAAATGGTGTTAGTACCTACTGTATTTTTCAATGTGTTATGTGAGGTTGCAAAGGGGCTATgcatctccaccccccccccttctctttcCCGCGGGCTGATCTGAGACCAGTTTCTGACGTTTCGTGACCGTTTTCAGCAGGCTGAGAAACTGCCTGTTTTCACCGAGATCGTCCTCAGTAGCTGAGAACGTACCAGGGGCTGCAAACGGCCTCCCGGACGCAGTTTGCGACGAGAGAGCTAATTTTCGAACGTTTTAAGGCCGTTTCCAGCCTAACGAATTTCATTAATACCACCACCTTACCGAGGATGTTGATTGTAAACCTGCATTCGTCCAATAGTACTCCATTCCGTTCAGCCGAGTAGATGACGTCAGTCCTTCCAATAAAGAAATCACTTCCAGAAAAGTGATTTTGTGTTATTATTGTTTCAGCTATGGTGAACTGTGGCTCATCCCAGAAGACACGTGATTGATTTGTCGAATCCATTACATGGACGATAACATTTGGTGGGCAAGTAGAGAACCGTCCAAACACTTCAGATACTGTAGCATAGAAAAGAATGAGAAAGAAACCTCAAAAAGACATGTCAAAATTGGGCTTTACAACGTGATGGAAATATACGACAAAAAGGTGAATttgttatgtttatatatttcaataagtGAGGtagtaaaaacaataaataatataaattttggattttttttttgaacagaTCAgtggtatgtatgtatatgtgatcttcccgcaagcaggaactcgcgaaagaagccatggaggcttgtagactcgcaagctgaccgaagccaatctctcggcacacattcatttaatgtctatgtcgggaagttgttattgaacaactgccttgccagacgacacacattgctgttgGCGgtgaatcgaaccggggatctcatgactgggagacgccggcgttaaccactaggctatacactccgccttaaTTTGGTAATTTGGTATGGTCCAGTGGATAAAGGAGGAGGGTGATATAAAGAAGTAATGGCACATAGCATCTAGTAGGCTAAGCTTAGGAGAATTATGCAAGGTTTTATCAATATGAAATGGTCCTCCGGGTACTAGAAAAATCTCACTGATCGAGTTAAACACCGTGAATCTGGATATAGCCGCCCGACGTGTAAGTGTGTGAGTCAGTATATAAGCCATAACATTCCTCCAATGTACGTATATGTAGTCTTCCCAGATCGATATTAAACATTTCAGCGATGTCATCAGTCCGTAGAGACCTTAAAGTATCTTGTCCGTCCCCCCTGCCCCACTCCCCTCGTATATCATACCTACGATGTTTATCTTAAAGCTACAAGATGCAGAATTTCCGACAACATCTGTAAATTCGTAGGTTATGGTTGTCGTTCCGAGCTGGAGTTGATCTCCTGGTTGATGGCTGGAAGTGACTTCCACCGGGAAACCCGAATTATCAACCGCTGATGGCACCTGCCATATTATTTCGTATCCACTTTGAGGTACATCGATGGAGACAATTCTGGTAGCGTTTGGACAGTTTATTATCTTTGGTGGCTCAGAATCGTTTGGATCATAGCCCCCTATGTAGAGATGATTTTCGAAAAATGAGAAAGTGACAAGTTCATTCTTTCTTACAGCCGAAATTAGGAAACTCATTTTCAAATCGCATATACACAACGATGATATATCTATTGGAcatgcattttgttttgtcatattACCCTATTACTCATACCCATATAACCTAGTCCCTCTTACCTGTACAACGTATTTCTACTCCCgaccatgggcgtcaacaggtgggggacggggggacatgtccccccccccactttcaaaagtggaggggatatcatatcatttgtcccacccactttttagagtagttattaaaaaaaaatcacatgcatatgcgcgattttctgtttaaggtcaagaaatctggactccctgggcccctgctatctatcacttgcaccgtcatttatctcccattctcccaatatcctaaatctgcccatttaattcgttcgggggggggggggagatcattcgaaagtgtattgaatcttgcacacatgttgtttgtatgggttccaagggattaggtaagccatacaggtagatggtgatgagttactatgttcatatcactacctccagtcccttggactggacggacgaataggggtgtaggggttaagtaattaagcttggctacatgtattcgccggatatggtagatctttattgtttAGTGCCGTctaggcgctacacacgctctgcgcgcggtgcctttttctgattattattattaaagtacctgcatgggcacataacaactgacgtctcgcacctacatgcatgtattatatgtataccactccactcatcccggaggtgacggcgccactttctcaatatttcgtttgagatggacgctgtgtaattcgtctcccttggtgtcagaacggcatctttctaccagtactttctgtcgggatttagttttgtgagacaaaatttctcctcacagatctggttctgatgtaactaaaaacgactcaggaaggccgtctcctgcgatctagggggtcttatgtacccaaaattttctggtacgctacgcgccaaccaatggtggcgctccgcttagatagtatagtgtccccctcactcactttctgaaacctgctgacgcccatgccCCCGACCCTCATCTCCATCTTTCTCCTACCCCTTACACGTCCCCTACACCATTTAACTCCCTGTGTCCTGGCCTATACCCCGTCCTTTTCCCTATATACTCCTCCCCATGCATACCACCCGAATTGAGAATGAAACTCACTTGTAATATTGATATGGAAGTTGCACGTAGCCTGGTTATTGGACAAATCAGTGAACGTGTAGTTAACTGTGGTAACGCCTTCCGAAAAGATATCACCCGGCGTATGGGTTGCTTGAATAACTAGCTCTCTGGTTTCTAGGTCCAAAGCAGTCGGTACTTGCCATTGTACTGCCACAAACTCTTCTTCAAACTCCAACTGGACATTGATATCATCGGAACAGGACGTGATGGTTGGAGGATTCAAATCTTAAATTTaagtaaataaatttcaaacaagagatcaaaatgttgaaatatcaAAGGTCAAGAATGATGAGGGTAAAATGGTTTCTCCACATTTTACTTCTAAGCAGTCTCTTTGGTATGTCCTTGTGCCCTAGAATACTGGAAccctaaaaaaaattgtttatgttCATATTTTCCTTACTGAACGACTGACATTGCATTGGTTTGTGACAAAGCACCCCTCCCCGACCACGGGAATGGAATTATGGAACTGACAaatgaaaatacaataaaaaaggCTGACAATTGACCACATGATTATCACCGTGCCCTTTCCCTATTTTTGCGTAAATATCTTCGGTCTCCTAACAGCCCTCGATCCTTACATACATcaccaccacctccccccccccccaccacccaacCGCTTCATTCCTGATTGGTAGCGCCATAATTTAGGTATTTGTGATATAGATCAAAGCTTGACATGCAGTAAAGATCATGGAAACCTGTTATTCAATAAGTATGAAGTATGTTATACAATTCTGATAAAAGTAACATGTTACGTTGAAAAGCAACACGTACtgcaacatacatacataatagaTACTGGCTAATTATGCATCGGTCTAAAGTAATATGTTACAATGAATCATAATGCAATTAAAACAGCCTACACATATCATGGTTCCGTTCAACATTGATATTTAGCCATTCATATGATGGAGTCTTGTTGGATGTTGCATTGAATGATACCACTGGACCAACATGTATGTTAATCGTTCTGACACACATGCTATAATGTATAACTTTGaatattataacattaaacTGACATTAATGATTTTGAACCATGCGTGATGTCACTTGATGAAATTCAATTATAACAATAAACCAACATGCATATTAATCGTTTTGAAACACATGCTATGTTATTACTTTGAACGTTAATGTTAAACCCATTCATTCTTCAGAAACAATTACGATGTTACAATGAGTAATAACACTGAAGAAACACACATTATTGAATAGTCATGAAATGTTATCTTATATGTTACCTTCCACAATAACACTAAACCGACACAAAGATTGGTTGTTATGGCTCATCACTTTCGACACGCCGACTTTAAATTGACCCCCACTGAAGAAATCTGCTTGGTCATCCCCATCACCACTTCTCAACGAAAATGGATTCTTCCAAATTACCGTCGTGTCGATTCCAGTCGCTGTAGCAGAAACTGCTCTCCATGGACATATAGCTTCTGGCTCTAAATCATAAAAATACATTGTAAAAAGGTAGATTTAACAGGTTTTTAAACTATACAACTGTTATCTGTTAAGTTTCATCAACTTACAACATTATCTGTGGATCAGTCAATAGCATACCGATGTATCTGTCGAACATATTTGCAGGTTTGTCTAGCATATTTATGGCCTGCTGCCCACCGAAACATTTTCGTGACACACTTTTTTGGGTCTCGATATGCCGTCATGATAACTTGCGGACTACCGAGACGTAAGCTCTGCACCTCTTAATTTTTAACTCTtcctatacccccccccccccatgcaatAGTGGCGCTATCGCAAATCCACATATACTTTATCtgtctatatacatatacccTTTAACAATAGTGTATATGTAAATATCTATGACCTCTGATTGTCTATATAGGTACCGTCTACaacagtgacgtcataatgtctgtacctcctaaaccagggttgtccaacctttgcagaggagggccgcatggaatgattatgatgaaggagggggcctcatg contains the following coding sequences:
- the LOC139959962 gene encoding hyalin-like; the protein is MEIFFLLIFCSFVTGGKGQDSDDFAPPIILNCPGDITINTTSINESVSWTIPTAFDDRDEVSLVSSLNYIPGRVLAVGTYELNYTYSDSSGNLASCLFTLTVSLGDRPPSTRFFCPDTVYKTIDVSAEQNGANVTFDEPTNVATTVKPSRSGDIFPIGITVVEYTGSDCSFNVVVMQVDTTPPVVRDCSDSISLTVGIENNGSTVVWTEPTATDDSGVVLLLQRSHAPGEFFPIGSTHIIYDFADQSGHISSCSFFVTIIQVDNIAPRITGCNDVFGITISLGQAGATVFYSDPVATDNSGSVSLIENTRDPQSYFRVGDTDVRYVFSDPAGLQAVCILVVTISTVDDSAPVVNCPENETVVIPSGSFGINYMYDEPTATDLSGTVLVLSRTHSPGYFFTTGTTTLTYVFADLTENTAECTFNLTFVEEPEAICPWRAVSATATGIDTTVIWKNPFSLRSGDGDDQADFFSGGQFKVGVSKVMSHNNQSLCRFSVIVEDLNPPTITSCSDDINVQLEFEEEFVAVQWQVPTALDLETRELVIQATHTPGDIFSEGVTTVNYTFTDLSNNQATCNFHINITRGYDPNDSEPPKIINCPNATRIVSIDVPQSGYEIIWQVPSAVDNSGFPVEVTSSHQPGDQLQLGTTTITYEFTDVVGNSASCSFKINIVVSEVFGRFSTCPPNVIVHVMDSTNQSRVFWDEPQFTIAETIITQNHFSGSDFFIGRTDVIYSAERNGVLLDECRFTINILDITPPTVFHCPETLRFLSCRGVRTATWFEPRALDNSNTATSVVQTHYPGVSSFGRGTTAVSYFFTDPSGNTATCHFNVIIHRDRCIYFTSKILIIVANILLFAILSSLIIGLLCRWSKGEWSQRDDRVRQQ